In a genomic window of Phyllostomus discolor isolate MPI-MPIP mPhyDis1 chromosome 5, mPhyDis1.pri.v3, whole genome shotgun sequence:
- the CXCL12 gene encoding stromal cell-derived factor 1 isoform X2 → MDAKIVAVLALVLVALCLSDGKPVSLSYRCPCRFFESHVARANVKHLKILNTPNCALQIVARLKNNNRQVCIDPKLKWIQEYLEKALNKGREDTPRIYLEA, encoded by the exons ATGGATGCCAAGATCGTCGCCGTGCTGGCCCTTGTGCTGGTTGCGCTCTGCCTCAGCGACG GGAAACCGGTCAGCCTGAGCTACAGATGTCCTTGCCGATTCTTTGAGAGCCATGTTGCTAGAGCCAATGTCAAGCATCTCAAAATCCTCAACACTCCAAATTGTGCCCTTCAGATCGT GGCAAGGCTAAAGAACAACAACAGACAAGTGTGTATTGACCCAAAATTGAAGTGGATTCAGGAATACCTGGAGAAAGCTTTAAACAA AGGTAGAGAAGACACTCCAAGAATTTACTTGGAAGCATAG
- the CXCL12 gene encoding stromal cell-derived factor 1 isoform X3, with translation MDAKIVAVLALVLVALCLSDGKPVSLSYRCPCRFFESHVARANVKHLKILNTPNCALQIVARLKNNNRQVCIDPKLKWIQEYLEKALNKRFKI, from the exons ATGGATGCCAAGATCGTCGCCGTGCTGGCCCTTGTGCTGGTTGCGCTCTGCCTCAGCGACG GGAAACCGGTCAGCCTGAGCTACAGATGTCCTTGCCGATTCTTTGAGAGCCATGTTGCTAGAGCCAATGTCAAGCATCTCAAAATCCTCAACACTCCAAATTGTGCCCTTCAGATCGT GGCAAGGCTAAAGAACAACAACAGACAAGTGTGTATTGACCCAAAATTGAAGTGGATTCAGGAATACCTGGAGAAAGCTTTAAACAA GAGGTTCAAGATCTGA
- the CXCL12 gene encoding stromal cell-derived factor 1 isoform X1, whose amino-acid sequence MDAKIVAVLALVLVALCLSDGKPVSLSYRCPCRFFESHVARANVKHLKILNTPNCALQIVARLKNNNRQVCIDPKLKWIQEYLEKALNKGRREEKVGKKEKIGKKKRQKKRKAAQKRKN is encoded by the exons ATGGATGCCAAGATCGTCGCCGTGCTGGCCCTTGTGCTGGTTGCGCTCTGCCTCAGCGACG GGAAACCGGTCAGCCTGAGCTACAGATGTCCTTGCCGATTCTTTGAGAGCCATGTTGCTAGAGCCAATGTCAAGCATCTCAAAATCCTCAACACTCCAAATTGTGCCCTTCAGATCGT GGCAAGGCTAAAGAACAACAACAGACAAGTGTGTATTGACCCAAAATTGAAGTGGATTCAGGAATACCTGGAGAAAGCTTTAAACAA GGGGCGCAGAGAagaaaaagtggggaaaaaagaaaagataggaaaaaagaagcgacagaagaagagaaaggctgctcagaaaagaaaaaactag